Proteins encoded within one genomic window of Perognathus longimembris pacificus isolate PPM17 chromosome 28, ASM2315922v1, whole genome shotgun sequence:
- the LOC125343774 gene encoding small nuclear ribonucleoprotein E-like, with protein MAYRGQGQKVQKVMVQPINLIFRYLQNRSRIQVWLYEQVIMQIEGCIIGFDEYMNLVLDDAEEIDSKTKSRKQLGRIMLKGDNSTLLQSVSN; from the coding sequence ATGGCGTACCGTGGCCAGGGCCAAAAGGTGCAGAAGGTGATGGTGCAGCCCATCAATCTCATCTTCAGATATCTACAAAATAGATCTCGGATTCAGGTGTGGCTCTATGAGCAAGTGATTATGCAGATAGAGGGCTGCATCATTGGTTTTGATGAATACATGAACCTTGTGTTAGATGATGCAGAAGAAATTGATTCTAAAACCAAGTCAAGAAAACAACTGGGTCGGATCATGCTAAAAGGAGATAATAGTACTCTACTACAAAGTGTCTCCAACTAG